From Candidatus Omnitrophota bacterium:
TTTCTAAGAATCTCCTTCTGCTTTTTCTCCATTCGTTTTCTGGATAGAGGATTAATATCGTCATAACCTAATAAATGAAGGCAACCGTGAATTATATACAAATAAAGTTCTTTTTTAAATGACTGTTTATACTTACGCGATTGGGTCAGGGCCTTATTAATCGAAACAACTACATCGCCGAGCAGGTTGGAGTTGATTTTTAAAAACCCGCTTTCGCCTTCCTGCTGGCTGAACGCCAGAACATCGGTAGCCCGGTTCAAACCCTTGTATCTTCGGTTCAGGTCCTTTATCGTGGCATTATCAACCAGTAAAATACTGACCTCGGCCTGGTCTTTCCCCTCAATCTTTAAGGCCCGGGCTACTATTTCCTTAAGGTCTTTAATGTTTACCCGAACCTTGCTCTGTAGGTTCCTTATGGTTATTTGCATTCGACTTTGTCTTTTTCGGTTTTCGTTCTTGATCTTTTTCCGGATATTCCACCCGGGTATGAAATATTCCCAT
This genomic window contains:
- the ybeY gene encoding rRNA maturation RNase YbeY, which encodes MQITIRNLQSKVRVNIKDLKEIVARALKIEGKDQAEVSILLVDNATIKDLNRRYKGLNRATDVLAFSQQEGESGFLKINSNLLGDVVVSINKALTQSRKYKQSFKKELYLYIIHGCLHLLGYDDINPLSRKRMEKKQKEILRKIELEGLCG